One Rhipicephalus sanguineus isolate Rsan-2018 unplaced genomic scaffold, BIME_Rsan_1.4 Seq19, whole genome shotgun sequence DNA segment encodes these proteins:
- the LOC119376683 gene encoding uncharacterized protein LOC119376683 — protein sequence MAESAPPASRVPRKCHRRSCSASAASLVPTSYEELRLCQTLQANAATIVDLWQTRRAASSATAAISAAPVAAVLPDPSANPMAQPAPLQQPTSASSKLATPICSIDPSACPLPAVTLDEQMDSTSSRKRGRDDEGSDCDAPRKHVQPAHNPSRPETHGGCDALPRPAQLSATVGGMSQPSMAAPTPNLPQHSAVAFLKENSQPMTVNSVRKKKGKSKRRRAPSTSQLPEKPAINASDTETASQSPCPKEVPRSANGTASSQPHASDPAPEDFTLASSRGARRRARALASSPVLPADPAVAGTVLFKPSAPNGAFMQSSRLALASALSSRPGVIKVRVNSRRNIVAADVSSRECIEELLGVTELCGIPVSARLPADRGYSTGYLHGVEGDLTDDDLLQSIESSVPLVSAARNGNTVTLRFAGPVPPEHVSLYKLRCRVRPARPRPLQCLQCGRLGHATATCRRANCCLRCGRSHPSTESCSARPRCVNCGHNHPANTPTCRKWQEERKVATIMASSTVPLSRRAVRAMVQEANHSQLPTPPASAATRTYAQAVSGTPPPAPTPAVPQSVDACSVLPSPASKASPVSPAMKQSASPTAQLRDDPRDAIIASLQLTLRAVGELLPSGSPLKAICLQAGGLQNTPSHHG from the coding sequence ATGGCCGAGTCTGCACCCCCCGCTTCGCGCGTCCCTCGCAAGTGCCATCGCCGCTCTTGTAGTGCGTCAGCTGCGTCCCTGGTGCCCAccagctacgaggagctccgacTCTGTCAGACCCTTCAAGCAAACGCTGCCACTATTGTGGACTTGTGGCAGACGAGACGCGCCGCCTCCTCAGCTACTGCCGCAATCTCGGCCGCTCCTGTTGCCGCTGTGCTGCCGGACCCATCTGCGAACCCGATGGCGCAACCTGCGCCTCTGCAACAGCCGACTTCAGCCAGCTCAAAGTTAGCAACTCCAATATGCTCTATTGACCCCAGCGCTTGCCCGCTGCCTGCGGTCACCCTGGATGAGCAAATGGACTCCACTAGCTCTCGCAAGCGAGGCCGCGATGATGAGGGGAGCGACTGCGACGCTCCACGCAAGCATGTGCAACCAGCACATAACCCATCCCGGCCGGAGACTCATGGTGGCTGCGACGCGCTGCCGCGTCCCGCACAGCTTTCAGCGACCGTTGGTGGAATGTCACAGCCGAGCATGGCTGCTCCGACACCAAATCTTCCTCAACACTCCGCCGTGGCTTTTCTGAAGGAAAACTCGCAGCCGATGACTGTTAACTCTGTTAGGAAGAAGAAGGGCAAGTCCAAGCGCCGGAGGGCTCCTTCTACTTCACAGCTCCCCGAGAAGCCTGCAATCAACGCCTCAGACACTGAAACCGCGTCGCAATCTCCGTGCCCAAAGGAGGTCCCTCGAAGCGCCAACGGAACAGCTAGTTCTCAACCGCACGCCAGCGATCCTGCACCTGAAGATTTCACGCTGGCTTCCTCAAGGGGCGCTCGTCGACGTGCGAGGGCCCTTGCCTCGTCTCCTGTGCTCCCCGCTGACCCAGCCGTAGCAGGCACAGTTTTATTCAAGCCGTCAGCACCGAACGGTGCCTTCATGCAGAGTTCGCGTCTGGCGCTGGCGTCTGCGTTATCTTCGCGGCCCGGCGTCATCAAAGTGCGAGTCAACAGCCGCCGAAATATCGTGGCAGCCGACGTGTCCTCACGGGAGTGCATCGAGGAGCTTCTTGGTGTCACGGAGCTCTGCGGCATCCCGGTGTCCGCCCGACTTCCCGCTGACCGAGGATACAGCACGGGGTACCTGCATGGTGTGGAGGGCGATCTTACGGACGACGATCTATTACAGTCCATTGAGTCGAGCGTCCCGTTGGTATCTGCTGCCCGCAACGGGAACACAGTGACGCTTCGATTTGCTGGCCCTGTTCCGCCGGAGCATGTGAGCCTCTACAAGCTGAGGTGTCGTGTGCGTCCAGCCAGGCCGCGTCCACTGCAATGCCTGCAGTGTGGCCGCCTTGGACATGCAACAGCGACCTGCCGGCGAGCCAATTGCTGCCTACGCTGCGGCCGGAGCCACCCCTCTACAGAGAGCTGCAGCGCCAGACCCCGTTGTGTCAACTGCGGTCACAACCACCCTGCAAACACTCCTACCTGTCGTAAATGGCAAGAGGAACGCAAGGTGGCGACCATCATGGCCTCCTCTACGGTCCCACTTTCAAGGCGCGCTGTGCGAGCTATGGTACAGGAAGCGAATCACTCACAGCTTCCGACGCCTCCTGCTAGCGCAGCCACCCGCACGTATGCTCAGGCCGTCTCCGGCACACCGCCTCCAGCACCAACACCTGCTGTTCCTCAATCGGTTGATGCCTGCTCGGTGCTGCCTAGCCCCGCTTCCAAGGCTTCCCCCGTAAGCCCTGCTATGAAGCAATCTGCTTCGCCCACGGCACAACTCCGGGATGATCCGCGGGACGCCATCATCGCCTCGCTGCAGCTCACATTGCGGGCCGTCGGCGAGCTGCTCCCATCAGGAAGTCCACTGAAAGCCATCTGCCTTCAAGCCGGTGGTTTGCAGAACACTCCCAGCCATCATGGCTAG